A single genomic interval of Megalobrama amblycephala isolate DHTTF-2021 linkage group LG17, ASM1881202v1, whole genome shotgun sequence harbors:
- the sdr39u1 gene encoding epimerase family protein SDR39U1 produces MRVVIGGGSGFVGRELTRLLKSKGHEITIISRQPGPGKITWADVESGGLPPCEGAVNLAGESILNPLRWWNESYKKDLFSSRINTTRILSQAIAASPTPPHSWVLVTGVACYKPSLQTQYTEQSDWTPFDFLSRLVKEWEGAGQLPENSAQKTRQVIIRPGAVLGRDGGAMKQMMIPFWLGLGGTLGSGRQPFPWIHVSDLAGIIAHSLELHEGPSSTEPDVFNGVAPALNTNFEFTKELGRALKRPTIFPVPGFFLDVVLGSERAVILTQGQKVVPKRTLESGFNFQYPDLTSALKEIVG; encoded by the exons ATGAGAGTTGTAATAG GCGGAGGCTCGGGGTTTGTGGGTCGTGAGCTGACACGTTTGCTGAAAAGCAAAGGTCATGAAATCACAATCATATCCAGGCAGCCTGGTCCAGGAAAAATAACATGG GCTGATGTAGAATCAGGAGGCCTCCCGCCATGTGAGGGCGCTGTGAATCTAGCAGGGGAGAGTATTTTGAACCCTTTGAGATG GTGGAATGAAAGTTACAAAAAGGATCTGTTCTCCAGCCGAATAAACACCACCAGAATTCTTTCCCAAGCTATTGCTGCGTCACCTACTCCACCACATTCATGGGTGCTTGTTACAGGAGTAG CGTGTTATAAACCCAGTCTTCAAACCCAGTACACTGAACAGAGCGACTGGACACCATTTGACTTCCTGTCTCGCCTGGTGAAAGAGTGGGAGGGGGCAGGACAACTTCCTGAAAACAGTGctcagaaaacaagacaagtGATCATCAGACCAG GTGCGGTGTTAGGGCGTGACGGTGGTGCCATGAAACAGATGATGATTCCCTTTTGGCTTGGCCTGGGCGGGACGCTTGGCTCGGGACGACAGCCCTTCCCTTGGATCCATGTTTCAGACCTTGCTGGCATCATTGCTCATTCCTTAGAGCTCCATGAAGGACCATCATCCACAGAGCCAGATGTATTTAATGGAGTCGCGCCTGCATTGAATACAAATTTTGAATTCACTAAAGAGTTGGGCAGGGCTCTAAAAAGACCTACTATCTTCCCTGTGCCTGGCTTTTTCTTGGATGTCGTCCTCGGTTCTGAGAGAGCTGTTATCCTCACACAAGGCCAGAAAGTGGTGCCCAAGAGAACTCTTGAGTCAGGGTTTAACTTTCAATACCCAGATCTTACTTCTGCTTTAAAAGAAATTGTTGGATAA
- the mettl17 gene encoding methyltransferase-like protein 17, mitochondrial, which produces MYLLGSRVYVKCARCHFALCLREMQRCQSSAAPLEQADFLKGAPHRNHPGVTNLKTVHLPEQLQIAAQSVLQGPDVKSLTERAHKLSNFLWSRKRAIETSQLREKASLFERKFLEQERDIHKDGNDHKLEARIRNRVLSELRRTTYHRTPLRYNEDLGLVYMAARLAGGYAAVLRSLNEIKKRDPLFVPYSLMDFGSGLGTGTWASHSLWGDSLKEYVCVDSSGDMNTLAERLLRGGSEMDNPVIKQVYFRQFLPVSPKVQFDLVVAAFSLSELGTLNERLNVIFTLWRKTNSYLVLVENGTKDGHQILMEARDAILNREEEVQHDLRRPSVFAPCTHELPCPKLIKRPVVPCNFTQFYYSLPLSRSQERQQEKFSFLIISRSDGEKARETENWDMARLIGHVHRRPRHVQCQLCCANGELKQLAVTARHHGKDMYRCARSSDWGDLLPIFHAEEDSKNDETQ; this is translated from the exons TGTCAGAGTTCTGCAGCACCTCTGGAACAGGCCGACTTCTTGAAAGGCGCTCCTCATCGAAATCACCCAGGTGTGACAAACCTCAAAACCGTGCATCTGCCAGAACAACTGCAGATAGCTGCACAATCCGTCTTACAAG GGCCAGATGTCAAAAGTCTGACTGAAAGGGCACATAAGCTGTCCAACTTCCTTTGGAGCAGGAAGCGGGCGATAGAAACCTCACAACTCAGGGAGAAAGCCAGCCTTTTTGAGAGGAAATTTTTGGAGCAAGAGAGGGATATCCATAAAG ATGGCAATGACCACAAACTAGAGGCTCGAATAAGAAACCGAGTATTATCTGAACTGAGAAGAACGACATACCACAGGACTCCCCTAAG GTACAACGAAGATCTTGGGTTGGTGTATATGGCTGCTAGACTGGCAGGTGGTTATGCTGCTGTCCTCAGATCATTAAATGAG ATTAAGAAGAGAGATCCTTTGTTTGTACCATATTCTCTGATGGACTTTGGATCGGGACTTGGAACAGGTACATG GGCATCACACTCACTCTGGGGAGACTCTCTGAAGGAGTATGTTTGTGTGGACAGCTCTGGAGACATGAACACCTTGGCAGAACGACTTCTTAGAG GGGGCAGTGAGATGGATAATCCAGTAATCAAACAAGTATATTTCCGCCAGTTCCTCCCTGTTTCTCCAAAG GTGCAGTTTGATCTTGTGGTAGCTGCTTTCTCTTTGTCAGAACTGGGCACACTGAACGAGCGACTGAATGTTATTTTCACACTTTGGAGAAAAACCAACTCCTACCTT GTATTGGTGGAGAACGGAACCAAGGATGGCCATCAAATCCTTATGGAGGCCAGAGATGCTATACTTAAT AGAGAAGAGGAGGTACAGCATGACTTGAGGAGACCATCAGTATTTGCCCCT TGCACTCATGAGCTGCCTTGTCCCAAGCTGATCAAGCGACCTGTAGTACCTTGTAACTTCACTCAGTTCTACTATTCTCTGCCCTTATCTCGG AGCCAAGAAAGGCAGCAGGAGAAGTTCAGTTTCCTGATTATATCCAGGTCCGATGGAGAGAAGGCTCGGGAGACGGAGAACTGGGACATGGCCAGACTGATCGGACATGTCCATCGCCGACCCAGACATGTTCAGTGTCAGCTGTGCTGCGCCAACGGAGAACTCAAACAACTCGCTGTAACGGCCCGTCATCATGGAAA GGACATGTACAGATGTGCTCGTAGCAGTGACTGGGGAGACCTGCTGCCGATATTTCATGCGGAAGAAGACTCTAAAAATGACGAGACGCAATGA